The following coding sequences lie in one Kribbella sp. NBC_00709 genomic window:
- a CDS encoding DUF1707 SHOCT-like domain-containing protein has product MYTLLEPLLTPDQIRLTDADRRAAVAKLDSAVRQAVLTPSQASDRQLQLLTAETRGELRKIMAGVADAAPPRGLTTALRAVTGVWLVTCVVQFVVWVALAMFGHFDGPWWLWSDLGLGAVVAILWWTNESYHRKSDVLVTP; this is encoded by the coding sequence ATGTACACGCTGCTCGAACCCCTCCTGACCCCCGACCAGATCCGGCTGACCGACGCCGACCGCCGCGCCGCGGTCGCCAAGCTCGACAGCGCCGTCCGGCAGGCCGTCCTCACTCCATCGCAGGCGAGCGACCGGCAGCTCCAGCTGCTCACGGCCGAGACCCGTGGCGAGCTTCGCAAGATCATGGCCGGCGTCGCCGACGCGGCCCCGCCCCGCGGTCTGACCACGGCGCTGCGAGCCGTGACCGGCGTGTGGCTGGTGACCTGCGTGGTGCAGTTCGTGGTCTGGGTGGCGCTGGCGATGTTCGGCCACTTCGACGGACCGTGGTGGCTCTGGTCGGACCTCGGTCTCGGCGCGGTCGTCGCGATCCTGTGGTGGACCAACGAGTCGTACCACCGCAAGTCCGACGTACTGGTGACGCCGTGA
- a CDS encoding carbohydrate ABC transporter permease, whose translation MSVVTDPARPAVAEAPGTPSGRRRGSFGFNTVSPREKVVRYLLLAFVLLITIGPFLWQLSTSLKGSGEDIYTRIPRLLPSQPTFSHYKEVTDTIPVLDYARNSLVVAFLVVGGNVIGASLAGFAISRLQFRGRRIVLGLFLATLVLPGEVTIISQYVTVREFGLANTLFGVALPGMIGALNVLLMYNAFRALPLEVDQAAIVDGANAWQRFVYIGLPSVRGTISVIAIFAFIGAWDDFLWPLIVLTDPNKYTLTVGLQYLSGTFSNNPRLIAAGTMIAFIPIVIVFATLQRFFFKGVEEGAVKG comes from the coding sequence ATGAGCGTTGTCACCGATCCGGCGCGGCCGGCCGTCGCCGAGGCTCCTGGTACGCCGTCCGGTCGCCGGCGTGGATCTTTCGGGTTCAACACGGTGTCGCCGCGGGAGAAGGTGGTCCGGTACCTGCTGCTGGCGTTCGTGCTGCTGATCACGATCGGGCCGTTCCTGTGGCAGCTGTCGACGTCGCTGAAGGGATCCGGGGAGGACATCTACACCCGGATCCCGCGGCTGCTGCCGTCGCAGCCGACGTTCTCCCACTACAAAGAAGTCACCGACACGATCCCGGTGCTGGACTACGCGCGGAACTCGCTGGTCGTCGCCTTCCTCGTTGTCGGCGGCAACGTGATCGGCGCGTCGCTGGCCGGGTTCGCGATCTCGCGGTTGCAGTTCCGCGGCCGTCGCATTGTGCTCGGGCTGTTCCTCGCCACCTTGGTCCTGCCGGGCGAGGTCACGATCATCTCGCAGTACGTGACGGTGCGGGAGTTCGGGCTGGCGAACACGCTGTTCGGTGTCGCACTGCCCGGCATGATCGGGGCGCTGAACGTGCTGCTGATGTACAACGCGTTCCGCGCGCTGCCGCTGGAGGTCGACCAGGCCGCGATCGTCGACGGCGCGAACGCGTGGCAACGCTTCGTGTACATCGGCCTGCCGTCGGTGCGCGGGACGATCAGCGTGATCGCGATCTTCGCGTTCATCGGCGCCTGGGACGACTTCCTCTGGCCGTTGATCGTCCTCACCGATCCGAACAAGTACACGCTGACCGTCGGCCTGCAGTACCTGTCCGGCACCTTCAGCAACAACCCCCGCCTGATCGCCGCCGGCACGATGATCGCCTTCATCCCCATCGTCATAGTCTTCGCCACCCTCCAACGCTTCTTCTTCAAGGGCGTCGAAGAGGGCGCGGTCAAGGGCTAG
- a CDS encoding LacI family DNA-binding transcriptional regulator, with amino-acid sequence MARPTIADIATRAGVSKGAVSFALNGRPGVSDATRERILKIAEQMSWRPHSAARALGASRVDSVGMVIARPARTLGVEPFFAHLLSGVQSGLSAESISLQLLIVEDTAAEIEVYRRWASEHRVDGVILVDLTVKDPRVDELKALELPAVVIGGRGGKGALASVWADDRDAMLAIVEYLAALGHRRIAHVAGTPNFQHTQRRIRALRDAAPRLGLVDAPSLTTDFSDAEGAAITRKLLSQSVRPTAIVYDSDVMAVAGLGVAMEMGVAVPGDLSIVAFDDSILTQLMHPALTALSRDTFEFGRQAAEVLLEVIADPARTINRRTADPVLTVRESTAPPA; translated from the coding sequence GTGGCCAGACCGACGATCGCGGACATTGCGACCAGGGCGGGGGTGTCCAAGGGCGCGGTGTCGTTCGCGCTGAACGGGCGGCCCGGTGTCAGCGACGCGACCCGGGAGCGGATCCTCAAGATCGCCGAGCAGATGAGCTGGCGGCCGCACAGCGCGGCGCGGGCGCTCGGGGCGTCGCGAGTGGACTCGGTCGGGATGGTGATCGCGCGGCCGGCGCGGACGCTGGGGGTCGAGCCGTTCTTCGCGCACCTGCTGTCCGGCGTGCAGTCGGGGCTGTCCGCGGAGTCGATCTCCCTGCAACTGCTGATCGTCGAGGACACCGCCGCGGAGATCGAGGTGTACCGGCGGTGGGCCTCGGAGCACCGGGTCGACGGCGTGATCCTGGTCGACCTGACGGTGAAGGACCCGCGGGTCGACGAGCTCAAGGCGCTCGAGCTGCCCGCCGTGGTGATCGGCGGGCGAGGCGGGAAGGGCGCGCTCGCCTCGGTCTGGGCAGACGATCGCGACGCCATGCTCGCCATCGTGGAGTACCTGGCCGCACTCGGGCACCGCCGGATCGCCCACGTCGCCGGTACGCCGAACTTCCAGCACACCCAGCGCCGGATCAGGGCTCTCCGCGACGCCGCGCCCCGGCTGGGCCTGGTCGATGCACCGTCCTTGACCACGGACTTCAGCGACGCGGAGGGCGCTGCGATCACGCGCAAGCTGTTGTCCCAGTCGGTACGTCCGACCGCGATCGTCTACGACAGCGACGTGATGGCGGTGGCCGGTCTCGGGGTCGCGATGGAGATGGGCGTCGCGGTCCCCGGCGACCTGTCGATCGTGGCCTTCGACGACTCGATCCTCACCCAGCTGATGCACCCGGCGCTGACCGCGCTGTCCCGCGACACGTTCGAGTTCGGCCGGCAGGCCGCCGAGGTCCTGCTCGAGGTGATCGCCGATCCCGCCCGGACGATCAACCGCCGCACCGCCGACCCGGTCCTGACCGTCCGCGAGTCCACCGCTCCGCCGGCCTGA
- a CDS encoding serine hydrolase domain-containing protein, whose amino-acid sequence MAIQSSRRTFLRRSGLAVAPAVVAGGAWTVPAAAQGTGGGVPAALRSGGELDKYLDKLAADDSFSGTVLVVRDGRPVVERSIGYADKKNGVRNRADTRYCLASVTKMFTATAVAQLAQRGSLSLVDPIGKYLTGFAAAVADKVTIHHLLTHTSGLGDYMQLAGYFEESSTWTTPRRMMDGTLRYIRTESLAFAPGTGSKYSNSGFHVLGSIVEKISGESYYDYVRKHVFRPAGMTSADFTLLSQWRSDSRFAHPYPTDASGKRYDALDGDMFGVIGTPAGNAFANAADLVRFVRALNDGTLVSTTYRDVFVTPKYPMPTLPAKPGLPEVINFVGYGADSAIVNGALITGHLGGAPGLSTSAEWYPGRGWTAVHLGNYDPTPGANVNQELRQVLAS is encoded by the coding sequence TTGGCAATCCAGAGCAGCAGGCGCACGTTCCTTCGGCGGTCCGGTCTGGCGGTCGCTCCGGCAGTCGTCGCCGGCGGTGCCTGGACGGTTCCCGCCGCGGCGCAGGGGACCGGTGGCGGGGTGCCGGCCGCCTTGCGCTCCGGCGGCGAGCTCGACAAGTACCTCGACAAACTGGCGGCCGACGACTCGTTCTCCGGCACGGTCCTCGTGGTCCGCGACGGCCGCCCGGTGGTGGAGCGCTCGATCGGCTACGCGGACAAGAAGAACGGCGTCCGGAACCGGGCCGACACCAGGTACTGCCTCGCTTCGGTGACGAAGATGTTCACCGCGACGGCGGTCGCCCAGCTCGCCCAGCGGGGCTCGCTGAGCCTCGTCGATCCGATCGGCAAGTACCTCACCGGATTCGCCGCCGCGGTCGCGGACAAGGTCACGATCCACCACCTGCTCACCCACACGTCCGGCCTGGGCGACTACATGCAGCTCGCCGGGTACTTCGAGGAATCGTCCACCTGGACGACGCCCCGGCGGATGATGGACGGCACCCTGCGCTACATCCGCACCGAGTCGCTCGCCTTCGCGCCGGGCACGGGCAGCAAGTACAGCAACTCCGGCTTCCATGTGCTCGGCAGCATCGTGGAGAAGATCTCCGGCGAGTCGTACTACGACTACGTCCGCAAGCACGTCTTCCGTCCGGCCGGCATGACCTCGGCGGACTTCACGCTGCTGTCCCAGTGGAGGAGCGACAGCCGCTTCGCGCATCCGTACCCCACCGATGCATCAGGGAAGCGGTACGACGCCCTCGACGGGGACATGTTCGGCGTCATCGGTACTCCGGCCGGCAATGCGTTCGCGAATGCAGCCGACCTGGTCCGGTTCGTGCGGGCCTTGAACGACGGAACGCTGGTGAGTACGACGTACCGCGATGTGTTCGTGACCCCGAAGTACCCGATGCCGACGCTGCCGGCCAAGCCCGGGCTGCCGGAGGTCATCAACTTCGTCGGGTACGGAGCGGACAGCGCCATCGTCAACGGCGCGCTGATCACCGGTCATCTCGGCGGCGCACCGGGCCTGAGCACGAGCGCCGAGTGGTACCCGGGCCGCGGCTGGACCGCCGTACACCTGGGCAATTACGACCCGACCCCCGGCGCGAACGTCAATCAGGAGTTGCGCCAGGTCCTGGCCAGCTGA
- a CDS encoding phosphotransferase enzyme family protein, with amino-acid sequence MSADEIPDPVAKLDAEQLLLEVNERSGAGLTFVGRAAAGEVGAGFVRWPDGRDGVLTRGFGSLDDLRRTARVLEAARSHGLPIPQYQLLTEVPDGVGVVQERLPGRPPEVIDRALLESMIALTDRFAGLAADLPVPSMYLLESGPGFCLHESLLRYDDRTRRLLDWVRAVGRDEPSGMTGDDLVHLDFHTGNVLVDDAGELTGIVDWDGIGRGDRRFGLVTLRFDAHVRLPGTDLTWFDELLENVLSPAVLRLYWAHMSLRLVDWSIRHHTPADTTDWLDFAEPRMT; translated from the coding sequence GTGTCTGCCGATGAGATCCCCGATCCGGTCGCGAAGCTGGATGCCGAGCAGTTGCTGCTCGAGGTGAACGAGCGCTCGGGAGCCGGTCTGACCTTCGTCGGACGGGCTGCGGCCGGCGAGGTCGGTGCCGGGTTCGTGCGGTGGCCCGACGGGCGGGACGGCGTCCTCACCCGCGGATTCGGTTCCCTCGACGACCTACGGCGTACGGCGCGAGTCCTCGAGGCGGCGCGATCGCACGGGCTGCCGATACCGCAGTACCAGCTGTTGACCGAGGTGCCCGACGGCGTCGGCGTCGTCCAGGAGCGCCTGCCGGGGCGGCCGCCGGAGGTGATCGACCGTGCGCTGCTCGAGTCGATGATCGCGCTGACCGACCGCTTCGCGGGGCTGGCCGCCGACCTGCCCGTCCCATCCATGTACCTGCTCGAGAGCGGCCCGGGCTTCTGCCTGCACGAGTCCCTCCTGCGGTACGACGACCGCACGCGGCGGCTGCTGGACTGGGTCCGCGCGGTCGGACGCGACGAGCCCAGCGGGATGACCGGCGACGACCTCGTGCACCTCGACTTCCATACCGGCAACGTGCTTGTCGACGACGCCGGCGAGCTGACCGGCATCGTCGACTGGGACGGCATCGGACGCGGCGACCGGCGGTTCGGGCTGGTGACGCTGCGGTTCGACGCCCACGTACGACTCCCGGGCACCGACCTGACGTGGTTCGACGAGCTGCTCGAGAACGTCCTGTCCCCCGCCGTACTGCGGCTGTACTGGGCCCACATGAGCCTGCGCCTCGTCGACTGGTCGATCCGCCACCACACCCCGGCCGACACCACCGACTGGCTGGACTTCGCCGAACCGCGAATGACCTGA
- a CDS encoding TetR/AcrR family transcriptional regulator has product MDEPRSRRERPAKAALTRRGIVAAAVEVMRAEGLDRVTMRRLAKELDTGPASLYVYFRNTAQLHAAVLDELLGSVDLSPVESAGDWRERLETVLASYTLVLFEYPSLAESAVTARPSGENYLRLVESILALLDEGGVPPQQASWGVDLLLKVATATAAEHAGGEDLEAWDEVAVALRAARPDTHPRIAALGEDLLSGPGPARTSWGIRVLINGVLGTPRTGGQQS; this is encoded by the coding sequence ATGGATGAACCCAGGAGCCGGCGGGAGCGCCCGGCCAAGGCGGCGCTGACGCGACGAGGCATCGTGGCGGCGGCGGTCGAGGTGATGCGGGCCGAGGGGCTCGACCGGGTGACCATGCGGCGGCTGGCGAAGGAGCTCGACACCGGCCCCGCCTCGCTGTACGTCTACTTCCGCAATACGGCCCAACTGCACGCCGCCGTGCTCGACGAGCTGCTCGGGTCGGTGGATCTGTCGCCGGTCGAGTCCGCCGGGGATTGGCGGGAGCGGCTCGAGACGGTGCTGGCGTCGTACACGCTGGTGCTGTTCGAGTATCCGAGCCTTGCGGAGTCCGCCGTGACCGCGCGGCCGTCGGGCGAGAACTATCTGCGGCTGGTCGAGTCGATCCTCGCGCTGCTCGACGAGGGCGGCGTGCCGCCACAGCAGGCGTCCTGGGGTGTCGACCTCCTGCTCAAGGTGGCCACCGCGACCGCCGCGGAGCACGCGGGCGGTGAAGACCTCGAGGCGTGGGACGAGGTCGCTGTCGCGTTGCGCGCGGCCCGGCCGGACACCCATCCGCGGATCGCCGCGCTCGGGGAGGACCTGCTGAGTGGTCCGGGTCCGGCCCGGACGTCGTGGGGCATCCGCGTTCTGATCAACGGAGTGCTCGGCACTCCACGCACGGGAGGACAACAGTCATGA
- a CDS encoding carbohydrate ABC transporter permease — MLVIPALTWLLVFNLWPSINTVILSFTNARPIGGGHFVGLKNFETLLHDEQLRWALLNSVIYMVVCLPFLTVLPLLLAVLVEKKLPGITFFRTAFYTPVVASAVVVALIWQWILDDRGLVNGLAEKLGVISGPLPFLSDQWLLLLSAISLTIWKGLGYYMIIYLAALGNVGRELHEAAAVDGAGPFRRFVHITIPGVRGTMILISILISVSALRVFSELFILSGGKGGPGGRDNSVVMLIQQYSQGFEGNLGYASALSIVLFFVTVVPMLVLARLNRRGAEA; from the coding sequence GTGCTGGTGATCCCAGCACTCACGTGGTTGCTCGTGTTCAACCTCTGGCCGTCGATCAACACCGTCATCCTGTCGTTCACGAACGCCAGGCCGATCGGTGGCGGTCACTTCGTCGGGTTGAAGAACTTCGAGACCCTGTTGCACGACGAGCAGTTGCGGTGGGCGCTGCTGAACAGCGTCATCTACATGGTGGTCTGTCTGCCGTTCCTGACCGTCCTGCCGCTGCTGCTCGCCGTACTGGTCGAGAAGAAGCTGCCCGGGATCACGTTCTTCCGTACTGCGTTCTACACGCCGGTGGTGGCATCGGCGGTCGTGGTGGCGCTGATCTGGCAGTGGATCCTGGACGACCGCGGCCTGGTCAACGGGCTGGCCGAGAAGCTCGGGGTCATCTCCGGGCCGCTGCCGTTCCTCTCCGACCAGTGGCTGTTGTTGCTCAGCGCAATCAGTCTGACGATCTGGAAGGGGCTCGGGTACTACATGATCATCTACCTGGCCGCCCTCGGGAACGTCGGACGTGAGCTGCACGAGGCGGCCGCGGTCGACGGCGCGGGGCCGTTCCGGCGGTTCGTGCACATCACGATCCCCGGCGTACGGGGGACGATGATCCTGATCTCGATCCTGATCTCGGTGTCGGCGCTGCGGGTGTTCTCGGAGCTGTTCATCCTGAGCGGCGGCAAGGGCGGTCCGGGCGGCCGGGACAACTCGGTCGTGATGCTGATCCAGCAGTACAGCCAGGGTTTCGAGGGCAACCTCGGGTACGCGTCGGCGCTGTCGATCGTGCTGTTCTTCGTCACCGTCGTACCGATGCTGGTCCTGGCCCGCCTCAACCGTCGGGGAGCCGAAGCATGA
- a CDS encoding TetR/AcrR family transcriptional regulator, translating into MTEDRAELPPGLALSWGVLPVQRRGPKPALSIEQIVATGIEFGDRDGFEAISLQRIAAHLGVSTNAMYRYVRSKEELIVLVHEKAVGLPPALPTGWRPAAIAWVDAQVKLYDERPWLLDVPIRGAPVTPNLLRWVEAMLAALAGTGLSQHDNLGCLMLLDGYARNYASLARQLGSSDNTPVQAEQVGRFLVPRLIDGNYPILTAMYTNQEYEDGLDDDLEFGLARILDGIEVLIAKG; encoded by the coding sequence ATGACCGAGGACCGCGCGGAGCTGCCGCCGGGGCTCGCCCTGTCCTGGGGTGTGCTGCCGGTGCAGCGGCGCGGGCCGAAGCCGGCCTTGTCGATCGAGCAGATCGTCGCCACCGGCATCGAGTTCGGTGACCGGGACGGGTTCGAGGCGATCTCGTTGCAGCGGATCGCGGCGCACCTCGGCGTCAGCACGAACGCGATGTACCGCTACGTCCGGTCCAAGGAAGAGCTGATCGTGCTGGTGCACGAGAAGGCGGTCGGCCTCCCCCCGGCGTTGCCGACTGGGTGGCGCCCGGCCGCGATCGCGTGGGTGGACGCCCAGGTCAAGCTGTACGACGAGCGCCCGTGGCTGCTCGACGTACCGATCCGTGGCGCGCCGGTCACGCCGAACCTGCTGCGTTGGGTCGAGGCCATGCTCGCGGCGCTGGCCGGGACCGGACTGAGCCAGCACGACAATCTCGGCTGCCTGATGCTGCTGGACGGGTACGCGCGCAACTACGCCAGCCTCGCCCGGCAACTCGGCTCCAGCGACAACACTCCCGTGCAGGCCGAGCAGGTCGGCCGGTTCCTGGTGCCCCGGCTGATCGACGGCAACTACCCGATCCTGACCGCGATGTACACGAACCAGGAGTACGAGGACGGCCTCGACGACGACCTGGAGTTCGGCCTGGCCAGGATCCTGGACGGCATCGAGGTGCTGATCGCGAAGGGGTAA
- a CDS encoding glycoside hydrolase 5 family protein, whose translation MPSVPRFGANYVPSSGWFYSWLDYDGAAVRRDFADLAGIGLDHVRVFPVWPWIQPNRAIIRERAIADLLDTIDAAAEYGLTVAVDLIQGHLSSFDFLPSWVLTWHKSSLFEDPTVRDGLTAYVDAVARAVATKPNVFAITLGNEVNNLWPDSPTTPEASTSWAQDLLTTLKKTAPDVLALHSVFDDAWYKADHPFHPVDAVDLGDLSTVHSWVFNGVSRVDGPLGPATLTHADYLVELAHATSLDPARPVWLQEIGVPGPDIPTDLQAEFTRRTVEIVLPNPALYGVTWWSSHDIDRSLLDFPDREYDLGLFTVDHQRKPAAQALADVIADVKANGVPPQPDATTLTAPANLRTEPARRPEVAPGSDFHRRWVEARATGPVRIVLP comes from the coding sequence ATGCCTTCGGTTCCCCGGTTCGGTGCCAACTACGTCCCCTCCAGCGGCTGGTTCTACAGCTGGCTGGACTACGACGGCGCCGCGGTACGGCGGGATTTCGCCGACCTGGCCGGGATCGGGCTGGACCACGTCCGGGTGTTCCCGGTCTGGCCATGGATCCAGCCGAACCGGGCGATCATCCGCGAGCGCGCGATCGCGGATCTGCTCGACACCATCGACGCCGCCGCGGAGTACGGGCTGACCGTCGCGGTCGACCTGATCCAGGGCCATCTGTCCAGCTTCGACTTCCTGCCGTCGTGGGTGCTGACCTGGCACAAGAGCAGCCTCTTCGAGGATCCGACAGTCCGCGACGGCCTCACGGCGTACGTCGACGCCGTGGCCCGCGCGGTCGCGACGAAGCCGAACGTCTTCGCGATCACGCTCGGGAACGAGGTCAACAACCTCTGGCCGGACAGCCCGACCACGCCGGAGGCGTCGACCAGCTGGGCGCAGGACCTGCTGACCACGCTGAAGAAGACGGCACCGGACGTTCTCGCCCTGCATTCCGTGTTCGACGACGCCTGGTACAAGGCCGACCACCCGTTCCACCCCGTTGACGCCGTGGATCTGGGTGACCTGAGCACTGTCCACTCGTGGGTTTTCAACGGGGTCTCACGAGTGGACGGTCCCCTCGGGCCGGCCACGCTCACCCATGCCGACTACCTGGTCGAGCTGGCGCACGCCACCTCGCTCGACCCGGCGCGGCCCGTCTGGTTGCAGGAGATCGGCGTACCCGGGCCGGACATCCCCACGGACCTGCAGGCCGAGTTCACCCGCCGGACGGTCGAGATCGTGCTGCCGAACCCGGCGTTGTACGGCGTGACGTGGTGGTCCTCGCACGACATCGACCGCAGTCTCCTGGACTTCCCGGACCGCGAGTACGATCTGGGCCTCTTCACTGTCGACCACCAGCGCAAACCTGCTGCCCAAGCTCTCGCCGACGTGATCGCAGACGTCAAGGCGAACGGCGTGCCGCCGCAGCCGGATGCCACCACGCTGACCGCGCCGGCCAACCTCCGCACCGAGCCGGCGCGCCGGCCGGAAGTTGCCCCCGGCAGCGATTTCCATCGGCGCTGGGTCGAGGCCCGTGCAACCGGCCCGGTGCGAATCGTCCTGCCCTGA
- a CDS encoding ABC transporter ATP-binding protein codes for MSVQLTDVRKVYGTGSGAVDALAGVTYGFETGTFTAVMGPSGSGKSTLLHCAAGLDVPTAGDVELAGRSLHGLDETALTELRREAVAFVFQSFNLMPALTVRQNVVLPLTLAGKSPDDAWVTEVIRRVGLESRAKHRPSELSGGQQQRVAIARALAGRTAITFADEPTGALDTTTALEVLTLLRDQSRELGQTIVMVTHDPVAASYADRVVFLVDGRIVSETVHPTAEAVAAELAQLSAGRFTPTEL; via the coding sequence GTGAGCGTCCAGCTGACCGACGTCCGCAAGGTGTACGGCACCGGGTCCGGCGCGGTCGACGCGCTGGCCGGTGTCACCTATGGATTCGAGACCGGCACGTTCACCGCGGTGATGGGACCGTCCGGCTCCGGCAAGAGCACGCTGTTGCACTGTGCCGCCGGGCTGGACGTCCCGACCGCCGGTGACGTCGAGCTGGCCGGACGGTCGTTGCACGGTCTTGACGAGACCGCACTGACCGAGCTGCGCCGGGAGGCCGTTGCCTTCGTCTTCCAGTCCTTCAACCTGATGCCGGCGCTGACCGTCCGGCAGAACGTCGTACTCCCGCTGACACTGGCCGGGAAGTCGCCGGACGACGCGTGGGTGACCGAGGTCATCCGGCGCGTCGGGCTCGAGTCACGGGCGAAGCACCGGCCGAGTGAACTGTCCGGTGGTCAGCAGCAGCGGGTCGCGATCGCCCGCGCACTGGCCGGACGTACTGCGATCACGTTCGCGGACGAGCCGACCGGGGCGCTCGACACCACCACCGCGCTCGAGGTGCTGACCCTGCTGCGCGATCAGTCCCGCGAACTCGGTCAGACGATCGTGATGGTCACCCACGACCCGGTCGCCGCGTCGTACGCCGACCGCGTCGTGTTCCTGGTCGACGGCCGGATCGTCTCCGAAACCGTCCACCCCACCGCCGAGGCCGTCGCCGCGGAGCTCGCTCAGCTGAGCGCCGGCCGTTTCACCCCCACGGAGCTCTGA
- a CDS encoding ABC transporter substrate-binding protein, whose protein sequence is MRRRRLAPVAALAAAALTLAGCGLGSDDSGSGDAKPTVDANAKVTGEVSFQTWALKPKFTSYVEGVIKAFEAKYPGTHVTWLDQPGDGYDKKVLSQASAGQLPDVTNLPPDFALPLAKQDMLLDVAAADPSIKDEYVEGGVQAYQYQGMDGTFGYPWYLNTDIDYWNATKFAAAGLDVKNPPKTFDELLAAAKTMHDKTGGKEYLMSRLPGIGDFTNAGIKILSDDGKKFTFNTPEAAALLDKYRDAYKAGYMPRDILTNEYLGNSKLFTQSKVAWTTGGGNAIQDFQKDNPSLKGKVVPSPALDTPPLYVQGLSVAAKTKNQAAAIALARFVTNAENQAAFAKIVNIFPSTKASAQDPYFSKSDGTPESDAKVLAFQSLAKAKNLQPPVISGATNDFIGQQISLAISGKISSQTALDAAVAKANQLLTQ, encoded by the coding sequence ATGCGTAGACGCCGTCTGGCGCCGGTGGCCGCCCTTGCCGCCGCTGCTCTCACTCTGGCTGGTTGCGGCCTCGGATCCGACGACTCCGGCAGTGGCGACGCCAAGCCGACCGTCGACGCGAACGCCAAGGTGACCGGTGAGGTCAGCTTCCAGACCTGGGCGCTGAAGCCGAAGTTCACGTCGTACGTCGAGGGCGTGATCAAGGCCTTCGAGGCGAAGTACCCGGGCACGCACGTCACCTGGCTGGACCAGCCCGGCGACGGGTACGACAAGAAGGTGCTGAGCCAGGCGTCGGCCGGCCAGCTGCCCGACGTGACCAACCTGCCGCCGGACTTCGCGCTCCCGCTGGCCAAGCAGGACATGCTGCTCGACGTCGCGGCCGCAGACCCGTCGATCAAGGACGAGTACGTCGAGGGCGGCGTGCAGGCGTACCAGTACCAGGGGATGGACGGCACGTTCGGCTACCCGTGGTACCTGAACACCGACATCGACTACTGGAACGCGACCAAGTTCGCCGCGGCCGGACTCGATGTGAAGAACCCGCCGAAGACCTTCGACGAGTTGCTCGCGGCCGCCAAGACGATGCACGACAAGACCGGCGGCAAGGAGTACCTGATGAGCCGCCTGCCGGGCATCGGTGACTTCACCAACGCCGGCATCAAGATCCTGTCCGACGACGGCAAGAAGTTCACCTTCAACACCCCCGAGGCCGCCGCGCTGCTGGACAAGTACCGCGACGCGTACAAGGCCGGCTACATGCCGCGCGACATCCTGACCAACGAGTACCTGGGCAACTCCAAGCTCTTCACCCAAAGCAAGGTCGCCTGGACCACCGGCGGCGGCAACGCGATCCAGGACTTCCAGAAGGACAACCCGTCGCTGAAGGGCAAGGTCGTCCCGTCGCCCGCGCTCGACACCCCGCCGCTGTACGTGCAGGGACTGTCGGTCGCGGCCAAGACCAAGAACCAGGCGGCCGCGATCGCGCTGGCGCGGTTCGTCACCAACGCCGAGAACCAGGCCGCGTTCGCGAAGATCGTCAACATCTTCCCGTCCACCAAGGCCTCGGCCCAGGACCCGTACTTCTCCAAGAGCGACGGTACGCCGGAGAGCGACGCGAAGGTGCTCGCCTTCCAGTCGCTGGCGAAGGCCAAGAACCTGCAGCCGCCGGTGATCAGTGGCGCGACCAACGACTTCATCGGGCAGCAGATCTCGCTGGCGATCTCCGGCAAGATCTCGTCCCAGACAGCCCTCGACGCGGCGGTGGCGAAGGCCAACCAGCTCCTTACCCAGTAA